From Cryobacterium sp. GrIS_2_6:
GGGCCTGGCTGCCCTCGGGCTCTGGCTGCTTCTGGGAGCATTCCTGATGCGCGGCGCAGACCCCAAACGTAAGTGGTCCCGGCGCGTCGCTGAAGTCGCCAAGGCGGTTGTCTACTTCCTCCTTGCGGGGACCGCGTTCACCTTTGCGCAGGGGGGAGCGACGAGTTCCGCTGGCAGTACCCGTGATGCCAGCGCATCGCTTCTTGCGGCGCCAGGAGGCGTGATCGTCCTCCTCGCCGGTGGTCTCCTCGTGATGGCCATCGGGGTGTACTTCGTGCGCAAGGGTGCGTTGCAGAAGTTCACGGCAGATATTTCGGTGCCGAGCGGGTCGGCTGGAAAGGTTGTCCTCGCCTTGGGAATCATCGGCTACGTCGCCAAGGGAATTGTGTTGGGTGTCGTGGCGGTCCTCATCCTGGTTGCGGCCATCACCCTGGACCCGAGCCAGTCGACCGGCCTGGATGGGGCGCTGAGGTCCCTCGTCGCTCTCCCGTACGGCCGGTTTATCTTGTCTGCTCTGGGCGCCGGTCTGATTGCCTATGGCCTGTACTGCTTCGTCAGGGCCTGGCGCGCCCGGCTCTGACATCTCAGGTTCACGCGGGTTCAGGTCAGTCCGAAGAGGGCGGGATCGTGATCTGGGGCTCCTCGGAAGCCCGAAGGCTTCGCCACGTGTCAAAGGCGATCACGGCGCCCACAATCACCAGGGACAGCGAGACGGACGCCAGGGCATCCGTTGCCCAGTGGTAGCCCAAATA
This genomic window contains:
- a CDS encoding DUF1206 domain-containing protein, whose product is MISNSAASVASTAKNSRALQILARLGFAVNGLLHILIAAIAFAIAVGAGSGSADQSGALGQLATSPGGVFVLWVVVAGLAALGLWLLLGAFLMRGADPKRKWSRRVAEVAKAVVYFLLAGTAFTFAQGGATSSAGSTRDASASLLAAPGGVIVLLAGGLLVMAIGVYFVRKGALQKFTADISVPSGSAGKVVLALGIIGYVAKGIVLGVVAVLILVAAITLDPSQSTGLDGALRSLVALPYGRFILSALGAGLIAYGLYCFVRAWRARL